One stretch of Oceanimonas pelagia DNA includes these proteins:
- a CDS encoding MlaD family protein: METRAHHVLIGAFTLLVAAAGLAFVLWLAKTGDERELRRYDILFSEPVSGLSVGSPVQYSGIRVGEVESLTLNPEDPRQVRARVRIATDAPVKTDTRARLALANITGAANIELSHGSPASPLLADGSGQIPVIRAEPSPLARLRVSSEELMLSLNTLLDNANRLLTPQNAAHVGRMLASLDEVSATLAQQQGSLSEGLNALAGAATRLDAMLARLDRQLAQHGEPMLADTAATAASLQRLSERLERLLAQQQPALEAGLQGLAGLEPALRELRRTLRALGDVTRQLQQDPAATLLERESMEEFKP, encoded by the coding sequence ATGGAAACCCGGGCACATCACGTGCTGATTGGTGCATTTACCCTGCTGGTGGCAGCCGCCGGCCTGGCCTTTGTGCTCTGGCTGGCCAAAACCGGCGACGAGCGCGAGCTGCGCCGCTACGATATTCTGTTCAGCGAGCCGGTGTCCGGGCTGTCGGTGGGCAGCCCGGTGCAATACAGCGGCATACGGGTGGGTGAGGTGGAGAGCCTGACCCTGAACCCGGAGGATCCGCGCCAGGTGCGGGCCCGGGTGCGCATTGCCACCGATGCCCCGGTCAAGACCGACACCCGGGCCCGGCTGGCCCTGGCCAACATTACCGGCGCCGCCAATATCGAGCTCAGCCACGGCTCTCCCGCCAGCCCCCTGCTGGCCGACGGCAGCGGGCAGATCCCGGTGATCCGGGCCGAGCCCTCGCCTCTGGCCCGGCTGCGGGTGAGCAGCGAGGAGCTGATGCTGAGCCTGAACACCCTGCTCGACAATGCCAACCGGCTGCTCACCCCGCAGAATGCCGCTCATGTCGGCCGCATGCTGGCCAGCCTGGACGAGGTCAGCGCCACCCTGGCGCAACAGCAGGGAAGCCTGAGCGAGGGGCTGAATGCCCTGGCCGGCGCCGCCACCCGGCTGGACGCCATGCTGGCCCGGCTCGACCGGCAACTGGCACAGCACGGCGAACCCATGCTGGCCGATACCGCTGCCACCGCTGCCAGCCTGCAGCGGCTGAGCGAACGGCTGGAGCGGCTGCTGGCGCAGCAGCAACCGGCGCTGGAAGCGGGCCTGCAGGGGCTGGCCGGGCTGGAGCCGGCGCTGCGGGAATTGCGCCGTACCCTGAGGGCGCTGGGGGACGTGACCCGGCAACTGCAACAGGATCCCGCCGCCACCCTGCTGGAGCGGGAATCCATGGAGGAATTCAAACCGTGA
- a CDS encoding ABC transporter ATP-binding protein, producing the protein MSGAVIQVRDLRNRFGPQVVHEHLDLDVIEGEILGLVGGSGSGKSVLLRSIIGLHRPDAGEVRLWQQDLLTLPAAQRSALERRMGVLFQSGALFSSLTVLENIALPLIEHAGLSRARASELADIKLALAGLPALAGQRYPSSLSGGMIKRAALARALALDPQILLLDEPTAGLDPVSAAAFDRLLLTLRDALGLTVVLVTHDLDTLYACCDRVAVLGQRRVQAAGTLAEVVATQDPWIRDYFHGPRGRAAQQAARGNKE; encoded by the coding sequence GTGAGCGGGGCCGTCATACAGGTGCGGGATCTGCGCAACCGCTTTGGCCCCCAGGTGGTGCACGAACACCTGGATCTCGATGTGATCGAGGGCGAGATCCTCGGTCTGGTGGGCGGGTCCGGCAGCGGCAAGTCGGTGCTGCTGCGTTCCATCATCGGTCTGCACCGGCCCGACGCCGGCGAGGTGCGGCTGTGGCAGCAGGATCTGCTGACCCTGCCGGCGGCACAGCGCAGTGCCCTGGAGCGGCGCATGGGGGTGCTGTTTCAGAGCGGAGCGCTGTTTTCTTCGCTGACGGTGCTGGAAAACATCGCCCTGCCGCTGATCGAGCACGCCGGCCTGAGCCGGGCGCGGGCCAGTGAGCTCGCCGACATCAAGCTGGCGCTGGCCGGGCTGCCGGCACTGGCGGGGCAGCGCTATCCGTCCAGTCTGTCCGGGGGCATGATCAAACGGGCAGCCCTGGCCCGGGCGCTGGCACTGGATCCGCAGATCCTGTTGCTGGACGAGCCCACCGCCGGGCTGGATCCGGTGTCGGCGGCGGCCTTTGATCGTCTGCTGCTGACCCTGCGCGACGCTCTGGGGCTGACGGTGGTGCTGGTCACCCACGATCTCGACACCCTGTACGCCTGCTGCGACCGGGTGGCGGTGCTGGGGCAGCGGCGGGTGCAGGCGGCGGGCACGCTGGCCGAGGTGGTTGCCACCCAGGATCCCTGGATTCGGGATTATTTTCACGGCCCGCGGGGCAGGGCGGCGCAGCAGGCCGCTCGGGGCAACAAGGAGTAA
- a CDS encoding ABC transporter permease, which produces MSKHESGWQLSDGRLLLNGDWTLAHHDRLYAALGSLPVRGIVALDGSGLTRLDTAGAGLLWQRLGAPLLALAREATGLSDGQRALLLAVAGTMSGREPAPAPRAHWSDGLARLGEYAHSGWRQGRLLLGFTGLTLSTGLALAFRPRQWRLTALVAQMHQCGLNAVPIVALLTFLVGAVVAFLGATVLANFGATIYTVDLVAYSFMREFGVLLTAILLAGRTASAFTAQLGSMKVNQELDALRAQGLDPIALLVLPRVLALLLTLPLLTVIAILSGLFGGALVGVLSLDIAPARFLAIVQEVPVRHLLVGLGKAPLFAILIALIGCLEGFKVAGSARSVGEHTTSSVVQSIFVVILLDAIAALFLMEMGW; this is translated from the coding sequence TTGAGCAAGCACGAGAGTGGCTGGCAGCTCAGTGATGGCCGGCTGCTGCTGAATGGCGACTGGACCCTGGCCCACCACGATCGGCTTTACGCCGCGCTGGGCTCCCTGCCGGTGCGAGGCATAGTGGCTCTGGACGGCAGCGGGCTGACCCGGCTAGACACCGCCGGTGCCGGTCTGCTGTGGCAACGGCTGGGGGCACCCTTGCTGGCGCTGGCCCGCGAGGCCACCGGCCTGAGCGACGGCCAGCGGGCCCTGCTGCTGGCGGTGGCCGGGACCATGAGCGGCCGCGAGCCGGCGCCCGCGCCCCGGGCCCACTGGAGTGATGGCCTGGCCCGGCTGGGTGAATACGCCCATTCCGGCTGGCGGCAGGGCCGGCTGCTGCTTGGCTTTACCGGCCTGACCCTGAGCACCGGCCTGGCACTGGCGTTTCGTCCGCGCCAGTGGCGCCTTACCGCGCTGGTGGCGCAAATGCACCAGTGTGGTCTCAATGCGGTGCCCATTGTGGCGCTGCTGACCTTTCTGGTGGGGGCGGTGGTGGCCTTTCTCGGCGCCACCGTGCTGGCCAATTTCGGCGCCACCATTTACACGGTGGATCTGGTGGCCTACAGCTTTATGCGCGAATTCGGCGTGCTGCTCACCGCCATTCTGCTGGCCGGCCGCACCGCCAGCGCCTTTACCGCCCAGCTGGGCTCGATGAAGGTCAACCAGGAGCTGGATGCCCTGCGCGCCCAGGGGCTGGATCCGATTGCCCTGCTGGTGTTGCCCCGGGTGCTGGCGTTGTTGCTGACCCTGCCGCTGCTGACCGTTATCGCCATACTCAGCGGGCTGTTTGGCGGTGCCCTGGTGGGGGTGCTGTCGCTGGATATTGCCCCTGCGCGCTTTCTCGCCATCGTGCAGGAGGTGCCGGTGCGTCACCTGCTGGTGGGGCTGGGCAAGGCGCCGCTGTTTGCCATCCTGATTGCGCTGATCGGCTGCCTGGAAGGCTTCAAGGTAGCGGGCAGCGCCCGGTCGGTGGGGGAGCACACCACCTCCAGCGTGGTACAGTCGATCTTTGTGGTGATCCTGCTCGATGCCATCGCTGCCCTGTTCCTGATGGAGATGGGCTGGTGA
- a CDS encoding chloride channel protein yields MSQADNLIQRLFSRRAGSLLPLVLLGVLTGIIASLVMMSFLFLLNATLGGLNGKNLEDFEALTWHWQLGLPLAGSLLLILLYRLTPPACQSVGLAYVLERLQFGQGRIPAANIGFQFVAALIALGSGHSVGREGPTVHLGAGIASQIGQLSGRPPSQLRLLLGCGTAAAISAAFNTPLAGVLFAMEVVLMEYSLLGFAPIIAAAITASALTNGLLGTHAILEPVSLSLASYRELPGLLLTGLWVGLLAALFQRLVLVFIRLPLTSRAVRLLLAGAITGGLALVTPQILGSGYDTINLALSDGLPWPLLLGILAAKLLATAAAIGLGVPGGQIAPTLMLGVCAGSVAGALLPGASDPALYALLGMAAMMSAVLHAPLAAIATVLELSLSAEAMLPAMVVVLGANLLCQHGFHLPSLVITQLRVRGQELQTHPLRTALAQRYLSELADMSLVEWSGEGAPPRSKATALVVKRDQHYYLLNPAQLEQRMAPDTLDALLTPERRLQRLERDMSLLDALRTLQDDTGAGFLVPVRRGRGLVTRARLVHMLTEEGGLY; encoded by the coding sequence ATGAGCCAAGCAGATAACCTGATCCAGCGCCTGTTTTCGCGCCGCGCCGGCAGCCTGCTGCCGCTGGTGCTGCTGGGGGTGCTGACCGGCATTATCGCCAGCCTGGTGATGATGAGTTTTCTGTTCCTGCTCAACGCCACCCTGGGCGGCCTGAATGGCAAAAACCTGGAAGACTTTGAAGCCCTGACCTGGCACTGGCAACTGGGGCTGCCGCTGGCAGGCAGCCTGCTGCTGATCCTGCTCTACCGGCTGACGCCGCCGGCGTGTCAGTCGGTGGGGCTGGCCTATGTGCTGGAGCGGCTGCAGTTTGGCCAGGGCCGGATTCCGGCGGCCAATATCGGGTTTCAGTTTGTGGCCGCGCTCATTGCCCTGGGCTCGGGTCACAGCGTGGGACGGGAAGGCCCCACGGTGCATCTGGGCGCGGGCATTGCCAGCCAGATCGGCCAGCTCAGCGGGCGTCCGCCCAGCCAGTTGCGGCTGTTGCTCGGGTGCGGCACGGCGGCGGCCATTTCGGCGGCCTTTAACACGCCGCTGGCAGGAGTGCTGTTCGCCATGGAGGTGGTGCTGATGGAATACAGCCTGCTCGGCTTTGCGCCCATTATCGCCGCCGCCATTACCGCCTCGGCCCTCACCAATGGCCTGTTGGGTACGCACGCTATTCTGGAGCCGGTCAGCCTGTCGCTGGCCTCCTATCGGGAGTTGCCCGGTCTGCTGCTTACCGGACTCTGGGTTGGATTGCTGGCGGCGCTGTTTCAGCGGCTGGTGCTGGTATTTATTCGACTGCCGCTCACATCCCGTGCCGTTCGCCTGTTGCTGGCGGGCGCCATAACCGGGGGGCTGGCGCTGGTCACGCCCCAGATCCTCGGCTCCGGTTACGACACCATCAATCTTGCACTGAGCGACGGGCTGCCCTGGCCGTTGCTGCTGGGCATACTGGCGGCCAAGCTGCTGGCCACGGCGGCGGCCATCGGTCTGGGGGTGCCCGGGGGCCAGATTGCGCCCACCCTGATGCTGGGGGTGTGTGCCGGCAGTGTGGCCGGGGCCTTGTTGCCGGGTGCTTCCGATCCGGCCCTGTACGCCCTGCTGGGCATGGCCGCCATGATGAGCGCCGTGCTGCACGCTCCGCTGGCGGCCATCGCCACCGTGCTGGAGCTGTCCCTCAGTGCCGAGGCCATGCTGCCGGCCATGGTGGTGGTGCTGGGCGCCAACCTGCTGTGCCAGCATGGATTTCATCTGCCGTCCCTGGTGATCACCCAGCTTCGGGTGCGCGGCCAGGAGTTACAGACCCATCCGCTGCGCACCGCTCTGGCGCAGCGCTATCTGTCGGAGCTGGCCGACATGAGCCTGGTGGAGTGGAGCGGAGAGGGCGCCCCGCCCCGCAGCAAGGCCACGGCCCTGGTGGTGAAGCGGGATCAGCACTATTACCTGCTCAACCCTGCGCAGCTGGAGCAACGGATGGCGCCGGACACCCTCGACGCCTTGCTCACCCCGGAGCGCCGGCTGCAGCGGCTGGAGCGGGACATGTCGTTGCTGGATGCCCTGCGCACGCTGCAGGACGACACCGGCGCCGGTTTTCTGGTGCCGGTGCGTCGCGGCCGGGGGCTGGTGACCCGGGCCCGGCTGGTGCACATGCTGACCGAAGAAGGGGGACTGTATTGA
- a CDS encoding Nif3-like dinuclear metal center hexameric protein, whose protein sequence is MYKLVFFVPESHAEAVKQAVFATGAGKIGDYDQCCFETRGRGQFRPLAGANPFIGQTGELERVEELRIELVCEDHLIQQALDALRAAHPYEEPAYDVWPLAGL, encoded by the coding sequence ATGTACAAACTGGTATTTTTCGTTCCCGAGTCCCATGCCGAAGCGGTCAAGCAGGCGGTGTTCGCCACCGGCGCCGGCAAAATTGGCGACTACGATCAGTGCTGCTTTGAAACTCGCGGCCGGGGCCAGTTCCGCCCGCTGGCCGGCGCCAACCCGTTTATCGGCCAGACCGGCGAGCTGGAGCGGGTGGAGGAGCTGCGCATCGAGCTGGTGTGTGAGGATCACCTGATTCAGCAAGCCCTGGACGCCCTGCGCGCCGCCCATCCCTATGAAGAGCCCGCCTACGACGTCTGGCCTCTGGCCGGGCTCTGA
- a CDS encoding methylated-DNA--[protein]-cysteine S-methyltransferase gives MHCILPSPCGPLRIEASPQAITGILFLDEDVPVLPPTSPLLAEACRQLNAYFTGQLTRFTLSLAPAGTAFQQQVWQALLTIPWGEQRSYGEVASAIGNPRAVRAVGAANGRNPIPILIPCHRVIGANGSLTGYAGGLERKRWLLAHEAKC, from the coding sequence ATGCACTGTATTTTACCCAGCCCCTGTGGCCCGCTGCGCATTGAAGCATCACCCCAAGCCATTACCGGAATTCTGTTTCTCGACGAAGACGTGCCGGTGCTGCCCCCGACATCCCCCCTGCTGGCGGAAGCTTGCCGCCAGCTGAACGCCTATTTCACCGGTCAACTGACACGTTTCACCCTGTCTCTGGCACCGGCAGGCACGGCCTTTCAACAGCAAGTATGGCAGGCGCTGTTAACCATTCCCTGGGGAGAGCAGCGCAGTTATGGCGAGGTTGCCAGTGCCATCGGCAACCCCCGGGCGGTGCGGGCCGTGGGCGCCGCCAACGGCCGCAACCCCATTCCCATTCTCATTCCCTGCCACCGGGTGATCGGCGCCAATGGCAGCCTCACCGGCTATGCCGGTGGCCTGGAGCGCAAACGCTGGCTGCTGGCTCACGAGGCAAAATGCTGA
- a CDS encoding serine hydrolase, whose amino-acid sequence MFAVFRPGKTMAHLFGLLLLVALAGQAQANPRYAAIVIDAENGAVLHAANADASRYPASLTKMMTLYLLFEAMEQGRMTLDTAMPVSAHAASMPQTNISLKKGETLRVRDAIPALIVRSANDVAVVVAEALGGSESAFARRMTAKAKELKMYNTTFRNASGLPDSQQISTARDLATLSLRLMKDYPAYYHYFSTPSFTYKGRTYRSHNRMVQNLPGVDGMKTGYIRASGFNVATSALRDDRRVVGVVMGGRTAQSRDKEMAGLIDRSIGRATRVARTSGERLVASTRTVAQTVTQPVQVQRASQPAPPSPVRLQPAVASLPAAQSPTGDNLGWAVQIGSFRMPEQAQDRASDAASRLGNLAQARAAVSEVEISNRKLFRARLVGFEEKQARNACQHLSRQGMDCLVVRL is encoded by the coding sequence ATGTTTGCTGTATTCCGCCCGGGAAAAACCATGGCCCACCTGTTTGGGCTGCTGTTGTTGGTTGCGCTGGCCGGACAGGCGCAGGCCAATCCACGTTATGCGGCCATTGTGATCGATGCGGAAAACGGCGCCGTGCTTCATGCCGCCAATGCCGATGCCAGTCGCTACCCGGCGTCGCTCACCAAGATGATGACCCTTTACCTGCTGTTTGAGGCCATGGAGCAGGGCCGCATGACCCTGGACACCGCCATGCCGGTATCGGCCCATGCCGCCTCCATGCCCCAGACCAATATTTCCCTTAAAAAAGGAGAAACGCTTCGAGTGCGGGATGCCATTCCGGCGCTGATCGTGCGTTCCGCCAACGATGTGGCGGTGGTGGTGGCCGAGGCCCTGGGCGGCAGTGAAAGCGCCTTTGCCCGGCGCATGACCGCCAAGGCCAAAGAACTGAAAATGTACAACACCACCTTTCGCAACGCCTCCGGGCTGCCCGACAGCCAGCAAATCTCCACCGCCCGGGATCTGGCCACGCTGTCGTTGCGGCTGATGAAGGACTATCCGGCCTATTATCATTACTTCTCCACCCCTTCGTTTACCTACAAGGGCCGTACCTACCGCAGCCACAACCGCATGGTGCAGAATCTGCCGGGTGTGGATGGCATGAAAACCGGCTATATTCGCGCTTCCGGCTTTAACGTGGCGACTTCGGCGTTGCGCGATGACCGCCGGGTGGTGGGGGTGGTGATGGGCGGCAGAACCGCCCAGTCGAGAGACAAGGAAATGGCCGGGCTGATCGATCGCAGCATTGGCCGCGCTACCCGGGTTGCCCGCACCTCCGGTGAACGCCTGGTGGCCAGCACCCGCACCGTTGCCCAGACGGTGACCCAACCGGTGCAGGTGCAGCGGGCATCACAGCCGGCGCCGCCGTCTCCGGTACGGCTGCAGCCCGCGGTGGCGTCCTTGCCCGCGGCCCAGTCCCCCACCGGCGATAACCTGGGCTGGGCGGTGCAAATCGGTTCCTTCCGCATGCCGGAGCAGGCTCAGGACCGGGCCTCCGACGCGGCCAGCCGGCTGGGTAACCTGGCCCAGGCCCGGGCGGCGGTGTCGGAAGTGGAGATCAGCAATCGCAAGCTGTTCCGCGCCCGTCTGGTAGGATTTGAAGAAAAGCAGGCCAGAAATGCCTGTCAGCACCTGTCCCGTCAGGGCATGGACTGTCTGGTGGTGCGGCTGTAA
- the metH gene encoding methionine synthase — MSRSPVFSQLEQALAERILIIDGGMGTMIQSYRLDEAAYRGERFADWASDLKGNNDLLVLTQPEIIAQIHSDYFAAGADIIETNTFNATTIAMADYHMEHLAAEINLEAARLARRVADEWTAKEPHKPRFVAGVLGPTNRTASISPDVNDPGYRNISFDQLVEAYTEAAGALIDGGADLLMIETIFDTLNAKAAVFAIEGVFEQRGLRLPVMISGTITDASGRTLTGQTTEAFYHSLRHAQPISFGLNCALGPDELRQYVAELSRISETYVSAHPNAGLPNAFGEYDLEADEMAAHIREWAESGFLNLVGGCCGSTPAHIRAMAEAVEGLAPRKLPELPVACRLSGLEPVLITADSMFVNVGERTNVTGSAKFKRLIKEEQYDEALEVALQQVENGAQIIDINMDEGMLDAEACMTRFLNLIAGEPDISRVPIMIDSSKWEVIEAGLKCIQGKGIVNSISLKEGEEKFIEQARLVRRYGAAVIVMAFDEVGQADTRARKFEICERAYRILVDQVGFPPEDIIFDPNIFAVATGIDEHNNYAVDFIEAVKDIKDNLPHAMISGGVSNVSFSFRGNEPVREAIHAVFLYHAIRNGMDMGIVNAGQLAIYEDIEPELKAKVEAVVLNLSGDATEALLEVAERYRNSGGPANDARDLEWRSWPVNKRLEHALVKGLTDFIEEDTEEARQQAARPLDVIEGPLMDGMNVVGDLFGEGKMFLPQVVKSARVMKRAVAYLNPYIEATKAVGQSNGKIVMATVKGDVHDIGKNIVGVVLQCNNFEVVDLGVMVPCETILKTARETKADMIGLSGLITPSLDEMVHVAKEMQRQGFKIPLLIGGATTSKAHTAVKIEQNYDEPVVYVSNASRAVGVVQSLLSETGKPAFVERLNQEYEVVRDQHARKKPRTRPVTLAEARANKVAIDWDAYTPPVPARPGIHEFHDVPISVLRQYIDWTPFFLTWSLAGKYPRILEDEVVGEEAKRLFHDANAMLDKLEAEGELRCAGVIGLFPANSVGDDVEIYADESRSQVLHTLRFLRQQTEKKDGFPNYCLADYVAPKGSKPDYIGGFAVTGGIGEDEIVKRYKDAQDDYNAIMASAVADRLAEAFAEYMHMRVRREYWGYAPDEDLDNEALIREKYQGIRPAPGYPACPEHTEKGTLWQWLDVEKRIGMKLTESYAMWPGAAVSGFYFSYPDTRYFAVARIQEDQLLDYAARKGMTREEAEKWLAPNLSD, encoded by the coding sequence GTGTCCCGATCCCCCGTGTTTTCTCAGCTCGAACAGGCCCTGGCCGAACGCATTTTGATCATCGACGGGGGCATGGGCACCATGATCCAGTCCTACCGGCTGGACGAGGCCGCCTATCGTGGCGAGCGCTTTGCCGACTGGGCCAGCGATCTCAAGGGCAACAACGATCTGCTGGTACTGACTCAGCCCGAGATCATCGCCCAAATTCACAGCGATTATTTTGCCGCCGGCGCCGACATCATCGAGACCAATACCTTTAACGCCACCACCATCGCCATGGCCGACTACCACATGGAGCACCTGGCGGCGGAGATCAACCTGGAGGCGGCCCGGCTGGCGCGCAGGGTGGCCGATGAGTGGACTGCCAAAGAGCCGCACAAGCCGCGCTTTGTGGCCGGGGTGCTGGGCCCCACCAACCGCACCGCCTCCATCTCGCCGGACGTGAACGATCCCGGCTACCGCAATATCAGCTTCGATCAGCTGGTCGAGGCCTATACCGAGGCGGCCGGGGCGCTGATCGACGGCGGTGCCGATCTGCTGATGATCGAAACCATCTTCGACACCCTCAACGCCAAGGCGGCGGTGTTCGCCATCGAAGGGGTATTCGAGCAGCGTGGCCTGCGCCTGCCGGTGATGATCTCCGGCACCATTACCGATGCCTCCGGCCGTACCCTGACCGGCCAGACCACCGAAGCCTTTTATCACTCCCTGCGCCATGCCCAGCCTATCTCCTTTGGCCTGAACTGCGCTCTGGGCCCGGACGAGCTGCGCCAGTACGTGGCCGAGCTGTCGCGCATCAGCGAAACCTATGTTTCCGCCCACCCCAACGCCGGCCTGCCCAACGCCTTTGGCGAATACGATCTGGAAGCGGACGAAATGGCCGCTCATATTCGCGAATGGGCCGAAAGCGGCTTTCTCAACCTGGTGGGCGGCTGCTGCGGCTCCACCCCGGCACACATTCGCGCCATGGCCGAGGCGGTGGAGGGCCTGGCGCCGCGCAAACTGCCCGAGCTGCCGGTGGCCTGCCGGCTGTCGGGGCTGGAGCCGGTGCTGATCACCGCCGACAGCATGTTCGTCAACGTGGGTGAGCGCACCAACGTCACCGGCTCGGCCAAGTTCAAGCGGCTGATCAAGGAAGAGCAATACGACGAGGCGCTGGAAGTGGCGCTGCAGCAGGTGGAAAACGGCGCCCAGATCATCGACATCAACATGGACGAGGGCATGCTCGACGCCGAGGCCTGCATGACCCGCTTCCTCAACCTGATCGCCGGTGAGCCCGATATCTCCCGGGTGCCCATCATGATCGACTCGTCCAAGTGGGAGGTGATCGAGGCCGGACTCAAGTGCATTCAGGGCAAGGGCATCGTCAATTCCATCTCGCTGAAGGAAGGTGAGGAGAAGTTCATCGAGCAGGCCAGGCTGGTGCGCCGTTACGGGGCCGCCGTGATCGTCATGGCCTTTGACGAGGTGGGTCAGGCCGACACCCGCGCGCGCAAGTTCGAGATCTGCGAGCGCGCCTACCGCATTCTGGTGGACCAGGTGGGCTTTCCGCCGGAAGACATTATCTTCGACCCCAACATCTTTGCCGTGGCCACCGGTATCGACGAGCACAACAACTACGCGGTCGACTTCATCGAAGCGGTCAAGGACATCAAGGACAACCTGCCTCACGCCATGATCTCCGGTGGTGTGTCCAACGTGTCGTTCTCGTTTCGCGGCAACGAGCCGGTGCGGGAGGCCATTCACGCCGTGTTTCTCTACCACGCCATTCGCAACGGCATGGACATGGGCATCGTCAACGCCGGCCAGCTCGCCATCTATGAAGACATCGAGCCCGAGCTGAAGGCAAAGGTCGAGGCGGTGGTGCTCAACCTGAGCGGCGACGCCACCGAAGCCCTGCTGGAGGTGGCCGAGCGCTACCGCAACAGCGGCGGCCCGGCTAACGACGCCCGGGATCTGGAGTGGCGCAGCTGGCCGGTGAACAAGCGTCTCGAGCACGCCCTGGTCAAGGGCCTGACCGACTTCATCGAGGAAGACACCGAAGAGGCCCGCCAGCAGGCGGCCCGCCCGCTGGACGTGATCGAAGGTCCGCTGATGGACGGCATGAACGTGGTCGGCGACCTGTTCGGCGAGGGCAAGATGTTTCTGCCCCAGGTAGTAAAGTCGGCGCGGGTGATGAAGCGGGCGGTGGCCTACCTCAACCCCTATATCGAGGCCACCAAGGCGGTGGGCCAGAGCAACGGCAAAATTGTCATGGCCACGGTCAAGGGCGATGTGCACGACATCGGCAAGAACATCGTCGGCGTGGTGTTGCAGTGCAACAACTTTGAGGTGGTGGATCTGGGGGTGATGGTGCCCTGCGAGACCATTCTCAAGACCGCCCGGGAAACCAAGGCCGACATGATCGGCCTGTCGGGGCTGATCACCCCGTCGCTGGATGAAATGGTGCACGTGGCCAAGGAAATGCAGCGTCAGGGCTTCAAGATCCCGTTGCTGATTGGCGGCGCCACCACCTCCAAGGCCCACACCGCGGTCAAGATCGAGCAGAACTACGACGAGCCGGTGGTCTACGTATCCAACGCTTCACGCGCCGTGGGCGTGGTGCAGAGTCTGCTGAGTGAAACCGGCAAGCCGGCTTTTGTCGAGCGCCTCAACCAGGAATATGAAGTGGTGCGCGACCAGCACGCCCGCAAGAAACCCCGCACCCGACCGGTGACCCTGGCCGAGGCCCGGGCCAACAAGGTGGCCATCGACTGGGACGCCTACACCCCGCCGGTGCCGGCCAGGCCCGGTATTCACGAGTTTCACGATGTGCCCATCTCGGTGCTGCGGCAGTACATTGACTGGACCCCCTTCTTCCTCACCTGGTCACTGGCGGGCAAGTACCCGCGCATTCTGGAAGACGAGGTGGTGGGCGAAGAAGCCAAGCGCCTGTTCCATGATGCCAATGCCATGCTTGACAAACTGGAAGCCGAGGGCGAGCTGCGCTGCGCCGGCGTCATCGGCCTGTTCCCGGCCAACAGCGTGGGTGACGACGTGGAAATTTACGCCGACGAGAGCCGCTCACAAGTGCTGCATACCCTGCGCTTCCTGCGTCAGCAGACCGAGAAGAAGGACGGTTTTCCCAACTACTGCCTGGCCGACTATGTGGCCCCCAAAGGCAGCAAGCCCGACTACATCGGCGGTTTTGCGGTCACCGGCGGCATTGGCGAAGACGAGATCGTCAAACGCTACAAGGACGCCCAGGACGATTACAATGCCATCATGGCCAGTGCCGTGGCCGACCGGCTGGCAGAGGCCTTTGCCGAATACATGCACATGCGGGTGCGCCGGGAATACTGGGGCTATGCTCCGGACGAGGATCTCGACAACGAGGCGCTCATCCGCGAAAAGTACCAGGGCATTCGTCCGGCGCCGGGCTACCCGGCCTGCCCCGAGCACACCGAAAAGGGCACCCTGTGGCAGTGGCTGGACGTGGAAAAGCGTATCGGCATGAAGCTGACCGAGTCCTACGCCATGTGGCCGGGGGCGGCGGTGTCTGGCTTTTACTTCTCCTATCCGGACACCCGCTACTTTGCGGTGGCGCGCATTCAGGAAGATCAGCTGCTGGACTATGCCGCGCGCAAGGGCATGACCCGTGAAGAGGCGGAAAAATGGCTGGCGCCCAACCTGAGTGACTGA